From the genome of Leguminivora glycinivorella isolate SPB_JAAS2020 chromosome Z, LegGlyc_1.1, whole genome shotgun sequence, one region includes:
- the LOC125241581 gene encoding decapping and exoribonuclease protein-like: MHPELPVSTEVFGGNFPNFGRPTVIGYIGLENLKYARKIHNAKVNFDLNVQLENAIHKPEGRDVKLNDLLHFLMEHEARLSFPRENKLKNAKFFCYRGLMTCVACTPYENKEPWKIVALLFKGNIFLCARDTEEKIQRESNMTPDEKKFTSWGYKFEQYMLSDTPDTEPNPNIPVDETEEFSLVFKTHLNQHSIVYGAEMDGIRCNSGRVAPPPAKEHGADAIVQYLSTKEFVELKTSKQMEHPRQEASFRRFKTKKWWCQSFLVGIDTVLCGFRDDAGIVKELKTYRMRDLTRMSQRYWNPNVCFNFLDTFLSYVKRCLASVIRQRHGDNVLNNLQALPLISILLEWRPGMPVQLAEDYCHEDDPILHEWFTSKFGKYDQCK, from the exons ATGCATCCAGAACTTCCTGTTAGTACAGAAGTATTTGGTGGAAATTTCCCTAATTTTGGACGACCAACTGTAATTGGCTACATTGGTTTAGAAAACCTAAAATATGCTCGAAAAATTCATAACGCCAAAGTTAATTTCGATCTAAATGTTCAGTTAGAAAATGCCATTCACAAACCAGAAGGTCGAGATGTAAAATTGAATGATTTGTTACATTTTCTCATGGAACATGAAGCAAGATTAAGTTTTCCCAgagaaaacaaattaaaaaatgctAAATTTTTCTGTTATCGTGGTCTTATGACTTGTGTAGCTTGCACACCTTATGAGAATAAAGAACCATGGAAAATTGTTGCCTTGCTGTTTAAAGGCAATATCTTTTTATGTGCCAGGGATACTGAAGAAAAAATTCAGAGAGAGAGTAATATGACCCCAGATGAAAAGAAATTTACATCATGGGGGTATAAGTTTGAACAGTATATGTTATCAG ATACTCCAGATACTGAACCTAATCCAAATATACCTGTTGATGAGACAGAAGAATTTTCATTAGTATTTAAAACACATTTAAATCAACACAGCATAGTATATGGAGCTGAAATGGATGGGATTCGTTGTAATAGTGGACGGGTTGCACCACCACCAGCAAAAGAACATGGAGCCGATGCAATCGTGCAGTATCTCTCTACCAAGGAATTTGTAGAGCTGAAAACAAGCAAGCAAATGGAGCATCCACGCCAGGAAGCAAGCTTTAG GCGATTTAAGACAAAGAAGTGGTGGTGCCAATCATTCCTTGTAGGCATAGACACTGTGCTTTGTGGATTTCGAGATGATGCTGGCATTGTAAAGGAACTTAAAACATACAGAATGAGAGATTTAACAAGGATGTCACAG AGATACTGGAATCCAAATGTGTGTTTTAACTTCTTGGACACCTTTCTGTCATATGTAAAGAGATGTCTAGCAAGCGTAATCAGACAAAGACATGGTGACAATGTGTTAAACAACTTGCAAGCATTGCCTCTCATCAGCATCCTGTTGGAGTGGAGGCCAGGTATGCCCGTACAACTAGCTGAAGACTACTGCCATGAAGATGACCCAATTTTACATGAATGGTTTACCAGCAAATTTGGAAAATATGATCAATGCAAGTGA
- the LOC125241609 gene encoding uncharacterized protein LOC125241609, whose translation MEKPFHKCRLCLKLGDFCSIFEQDESIKLSEMVMSFANVQIFEGDGFSDRVCTTCIENLSTAYLFKLQCERINALLQKPTEENLDKPGVFEYNDFLNKEFHMHAKSMEGENVQNVIKEETHVGTSLDVSDETDSDVDSIICVYCNQSHSNLGAHSCRVICSIENNELQRSSSSETLVATDITPSDTARLITTPSDTARLISTTPEKPLPLLISCVLCDDKFDKYESYVLHFNKCTLNVKLHHIVCPICHEIHTEKLAYLEHLRVVHFKFDLIMTDTDIDCVDRVPPMFEKTRKPKAVRRQIGWSVEDIYQEIDCKKIEENETPNSSPMKVLNLNATFSNQSTPKKVSFRKFFETSKAKTTNYLPFRKYIQSYRLKKKVNSYSPIKDKLQATSRLKCWHDEVSDTDYNSPSGTSEDSWKLKQNLICTCNKNVFMLSEFIHDRDRIVAMINELGGVVAENTKMEMLATHFIAVLPNDTFTGMMVCALSTGKWLLHINFIYDSFRSKRFLNENMYEWMKHPKILEIDNTSVEVAKAAVYWHLELQALSSKYPFEGKQIVLIMKKKYRQYYQMIFKTLKAKPITYDPRTPGSCCTADYCFVDMKVIQRVKLRFFARHNVPVFPYQYILVYLLSRGQVADEHKYLLQEYQRIQSEDTVDLFNNTC comes from the exons ATGGAAAAGCCTTTTCATAAATGTAGGCTTTGCTTGAAACTTGGAGATTTCTGCTCCATATTTGAGCAAGATGAGTCCATAAAATTATCAGAAATGGTTATGTCTTTCGCAAATGTTCAG ATATTTGAAGGTGATGGCTTTTCTGATCGTGTGTGCACAACTTGCATAGAAAACTTGAGCACCGCATACTTGTTTAAGCTCCAGTGTGAAAGAATTAATGCACTGCTGCAAAAGCCAACAG AAGAAAATTTAGATAAGCCAGGAGTTTTTGAATACAATGACTTTTTGAACAAAGAGTTTCACATGCATGCAAAATCCATGGAAGGTGAAAACGTCCAGAATGTCATCAAAGAAGAAACACATGTGGGTACAAGTTTGGATGTTAGTGATGAAACAGATAGTGATGTAGACTCTATCATATGCGTGTACTGTAACCAGTCTCACAGCAATCTGGGAGCACATTCATGCCGAGTAATATGCAGCATTGAGAATAATGAGCTGCAGCGCTCCAGCAGCAGTGAGACTCTGGTGGCTACAGACATCACTCCATCAGACACAGCAAGGCTCATTACCACTCCCTCAGACACAGCAAGGCTCATCTCCACCACTCCTGAAAAACCTTTGCCACTATTAATATCATGTGTCCTCTGTGATGACAAGTTTGACAAATATGAGTCTTACGTCTTACACTTCAACAAGTGCACACTCAATGTTAAATTGCATCACATAGTTTGCCCCATCTGTCATGAAATTCATACAGAAAAGTTGGCATACTTAGAGCACCTGCGGGTGGTTCACTTTAAATTTGACCTTATAATGACTGACACAGACATAGATTGTGTGGATAGAGTCCCTCCCATGTTTGAAAAGACGAGGAAGCCAAAGGCTGTGCGCCGTCAGATAGGTTGGTCTGTTGAAGACATATATCAAGAAATTGATTGCAAAAAGATCGAAGAAAATGAAACACCTAATTCCAGTCCTATGAAAGTACTAAATCTAAATGC GACCTTTAGCAATCAGAGCACTCCGAAAAAAGTCAGCTTCAGAAAATTCTTTGAAACAAGCAAAGCTAAAACTACAAACTATTTGCCATTCCGAAAATATATTCAGAGTTATAGACtcaagaaaaaagtaaatagcTACAGTCCAATCAAGGACAAATTGCAAGCTACCAGTCGCCTCAAGTGCTGGCATGATGAGGTGTCAG ataCTGATTATAATTCACCCAGTGGAACTTCTGAGGATTCATGGAAATTGAAGCAGAATTTGATATGTACAtgcaataaaaatgtatttatgttgTCAGAATTTATACAT GACCGCGACCGGATCGTCGCCATGATAAACGAGCTCGGCGGAGTAGTGGCAGAGAACACCAAAATGGAGATGCTAGCGACTCACTTCATAGCCGTGCTGCCGAACGACACGTTCACAGGAATGATGGTGTGCGCGCTGTCCACCGGCAAGTGGCTGCTGCATATCAACTTTATATACGACAGCTTCCGATCCAAGAGGTTTTTGAAC GAAAACATGTATGAATGGATGAAGCATCCCAAAATCCTCGAGATAGACAATACGAGCGTCGAAGTGGCCAAGGCAGCTGTGTACTGGCACTTGGAGTTGCAAGCTCTAAGCTCAAAGTACCCGTTCGAGGGCAAACAGATTGTACTGATCATGAAGAAGAAGTATAGACAATATTATCAGATGATATTCAAAACGTTGAAGGCAAAACCTATAACATATGATCCAAG AACTCCAGGCAGCTGCTGCACCGCCGACTACTGCTTCGTAGACATGAAGGTGATCCAGCGCGTGAAGCTCCGCTTCTTCGCGCGCCACAACGTGCCCGTCTTCCCCTACCAGTACATCTTGGTGTACCTGCTGAGCCGCGGCCAGGTCGCCGACGAGCACAAGTACTTGCTGCAGGAGTATCAGAGGATTCAGTCGGAGGACACGGTCGATTTATTCAATAATACTTGCTAA